A window of the Hypanus sabinus isolate sHypSab1 chromosome 25, sHypSab1.hap1, whole genome shotgun sequence genome harbors these coding sequences:
- the amigo1 gene encoding amphoterin-induced protein 1, with protein MTSSYSLAMWISCLLEFHLTRGYNYVFSYLPVLLFLTLCGHRTVNVSALKCHSECLCASNIVSCSKKGLVNIPTSLPEYTAVLDLSYNSVTRLRAEWTTVRLDRLHTLLLSHNGLSFTSEEAFTEVPHLRYLDLSSNKLRTLEELHFQGLEELEVLLLYNNQISQIDRTAFEGLERLQKLYLSQNLITRFPQELVEESTRLPELELLDVSSNKIKALPIQELKTLPAYLKNGLYLHNNPLICDCSLYLMVNQWYNRRFSSAVDFRNEYKCVLPLNHKVSIKLFDLQEEYMNCSTIVDSEVEAFLEGTLTMHCDTRLRNMMKVWVTPDNKTIEAGHDNQSLRMLPDGNLQLSNLQPENSGTYTCLASSSRFNETIHVQLKVHNSTASAMHETLNTAYTTLVGCVASVVLVLIYLYLTPCRCQCRNNADKQRSQQEESIHSSMLSASSIHDVSVDKAAVDRRVAFIEPAKEAQGQNGRHKPNAVEEFEDKRLLTVPRKKSDCGSVGSVSSDSPIVV; from the coding sequence ATGACCAGTTCCTACAGCCTAGCCATGTGGATAAGCTGCCTCTTGGAGTTCCACCTGACTAGAGGATACAACTACGTATTTTCCTACCTGCCTGTTCTGCTTTTCCTGACGCTGTGTGGCCACCGAACTGTGAACGTATCTGCTCTGAAATGTCACTCCGAGTGCCTTTGCGCCAGTAACATagtcagctgctctaaaaagggaCTGGTTAACATCCCTACCTCTCTCCCCGAATACACAGCCGTTCTGGACCTTAGCTACAACAGTGTGACGCGCTTGAGAGCCGAATGGACCACAGTCCGTCTCGACAGACTCCACACACTGCTCCTCAGCCACAACGGCTTGTCCTTCACGTCGGAGGAAGCTTTCACGGAGGTGCCGCATTTGAGGTACCTTGACCTGTCCTCCAACAAGCTGAGAACTCTTGAAGAACTGCACTTCCAGGGGCTGGAAGAGCTGGAGGTCCTTCTGCTCTACAATAACCAGATCTCTCAGATTGACCGGACTGCCTTCGAAGGCCTGGAGAGGCTTCAGAAGTTGTACTTGAGTCAGAATCTGATCACTCGATTTCCACAGGAGTTGGTGGAAGAAAGTACCAGGTTGCCCGAACTGGAACTTTTGGATGTGTCTAGTAATAAGATAAAGGCCCTTCCTATACAGGAGCTGAAAACTCTACCTGCATATCTTAAAAACGGCCTGTACTTACACAATAATCCATTGATCTGTGATTGTAGCTTGTACCTTATGGTCAACCAGTGGTATAACAGGCGCTTCAGTTctgctgtggacttcaggaatgaaTACAAGTGTGTCCTGCCTTTAAACCACAAGGTGTCCATCAAGCTGTTTGACTTGCAAGAAGAGTACATGAACTGCAGCACCATTGTGGATTCAGAGGTGGAGGCCTTCTTGGAGGGCACCCTGACGATGCACTGCGACACCAGATTGAGGAACATGATGAAGGTCTGGGTGACGCCAGACAACAAGACCATTGAGGCTGGCCACGACAACCAAAGTCTCAGGATGCTGCCCGACGGCAATCTGCAGCTCAGTAACCTGCAGCCTGAAAACTCGGGGACCTACACTTGCCTGGCCAGCAGCAGCCGGTTCAACGAGACCATCCACGTGCAGCTGAAGGTGCACAATTCCACGGCAAGCGCCATGCACGAGACTCTGAATACTGCGTACACCACACTGGTTGGGTGTGTAGCCAGTGTGGTTTTGGTTCTCATCTACCTGTACCTCACGCCGTGCCGGTGCCAGTGTAGGAATAATGCCGACAAGCAGAGAAGCCAGCAGGAAGAAAGCATTCACTCGTCCATGCTGAGCGCCAGCTCCATCCACGACGTCTCTGTGGATAAGGCGGCCGTGGACCGGCGCGTGGCATTCATTGAGCCAGCCAAGGAAGCACAAGGGCAGAATGGGAGGCACAAACCAAATGCTGTGGAAGAGTTCGAGGATAAGAGGCTCTTAACGGTGCCCAGAAAGAAATCTGACTGTGGGTCCGTTGGCTCGGTGTCCTCTGACTCTCCCATTGTCGTCTAA